The Methanosarcinales archaeon region CGGCCGTCCGAGAACCTGGGATTTAAGATATTCGGTAGTATAGGTTTCATATTCATCTTGCTCGGTCTTTTCTACCTTTACCGGTACGCTGTTGAACAGGGATGGATTGGGATTCTCGAACGTGTTGTCCTGGGCATCATCTTCTCATTGGCAGTCCTGATTGCAGGGGAAGTCTTCAGGAGGAAGGAATATCTCAGGTTCTCACATCTCATTACCGGAGGCGGGATTGCGCTTCTCTATTTCACAATATATTCAACATACCACTTCAAAGAATTTCGAGAAGCTCTGGACATGAGCCTTGGTATGAATACTGTTTTAGTTGTTTGATCTTTAGAAGGATTATTGGATGCGAATCTGATTTATTGGTATAAAAAACGAACCTGATATAAGTGTTTAATAACATTAAGATTAAGTTGTAAGTGATATTTAGAATATTAATATTTATTATCCTTTCAGGAGAATCAAAATGCCAGAAGAATTCATTATTGCTGAAGATCTCGATCTTGCATGGAGTAATTTTGATCCTTTTTATCCTCTTCCTGCTAATAGCCCATTCCATGTGGAAAGAGAAGGAAGGCCGTTGGGTAAATTAAAAAGGGCACTCCTTCGCCGTCATAGATTAGCACCCAAATACTTTTTTTCAGGCCATCGTGGTTGTGGTAAGTCCACTGAACTCAATATACTTGCTGATGATGGTGAGATACGGAATAATTTTTTCATTGTAAAATATTCTGTAAAAGACGTTTGTGATGTTAATAACCTGAATTATGTTGACGTACTTTTTTCAATAGGTGCCGAATTATACTTGCAGTATATTGAAGCTGGTAAAAAGCTTGAAACCGGACTAATTGAACAACTTGAAGCATGGAAGGGAGTTATAGAAAAAACCACTGAGAAACAGATTTCCATTGAAACTTCTGTTGAAGGTGGACTGAAAACATTTTTCCTCTCGGTCCTTGCAAAAATAAAAGCTGAGGATACATCAAGAGATATTATTAGAAAAACAATTGAACCTAAACTTTCTGAACTGATAGACAAAATAAATCTTATCATTGCAAATATTGAAAGCAATGAAAAAAAGAAAGTACTGGTCCTCATCGATGATCTGGATAAACCACGATTGGAACAGGCTAAGGAAATATTTTATGATAATCAGACTGCTATTACTCAACCGGCATGCTATATTGTTTATACTGTACCAATATCCATATTCTTTGCCCAGGAGTTTATAGCAATTAGGGAATCAAAGTTTTTCTTACCCAATGTAAAACTCCATCACAAGAATGATAGGAACAGTAAGTATGGTGCAGGTTATGAGCTGATGAGATTGTTTGTTTTTCACAGAATGAAAAAGGACCTGATAGAGCCTGACTCACTCGATCTGGCTATTAGAATGGGCGCAGGTGTGTTCAGGGAAACCGCACGTATCATGCAGATTGCCGCCGACAGTGCAATAGAAAATGAAAGGCATCAAATAATTGAAGACGATGTTAAAAGAGGGGAACGAGAGATCAGAAGTGATTTCAGGCGGATATTAAAATCTGATGACTATACGACCCTTAAAGAAATATGTAAGGATAATGAAATCCACGGGATTGAAAAAATCGGGCATCTATTGCACAACCTGAGTGTTCTGGAATATATGAACGATGAGACCTGGTGCGATATTCATCCTACACTTGTTGAACTTGTAGAGAATGACTGAAATAAAAGATCCTCTCGAGACGCGCGTTTCAAGACTTGCCAATTATTTAATTCGCGCGCATAAATATAACAAGGCATCCATTCTTTTTGCACTGTATCTAAGTGAATATGTGCGTATTGATGTTGAGAAAGAGATTAAGAAACTACTGAATGAACAGGGACTTGAAGCAATTAGTGTTGATGCGGGAGAACATAAGGACCTGCCATCTTTTTTTTCTTTAAAAAATTCTGACCATACTGTTTTTTTTGTGCAGAATATGGAAAAAGGATTTCCTGAAGCCCTTAAATATTTGAATTTCAAAAGGGAGGAAATTGTTGAATATAAAGTGAAAGCAGTATTCTGGGTAACAGACAAAGAACTTACCTGCATTGACAATGAGGCGCCTGATTTCTTTGCCTTCAGGAACAGGGTCGTGGAATTTGTTGAAGTGCCATTGGCAGAAGAACACAGACCCGCTCTCACTGAATTTGCAATGGAAACTGATTATAGGTATTTTGATGAGATAAAACACAGTATAGAGTTAAAAGAAACTCTGCTTTCAGAGCTTTCCAAAGATGATGAAATAAGCGGGTATCTTCTGAATTCGCTTGGGATTTTATATTTACAAATAAGTTTGTATAAGAAAGCAATCGAATACCTTGAACAGGCGCTGGTGATCGCACAGGAGATAGGGGATCGACGGGGAGAAGGAAACCGACTCGGAAACCTGGGAAATGCATACCGCAATCTGGGGCAGGTAGAAAAGGCCATTGAATATTACCAAAAGGCGCTCGTGATAGATCTGGAAATAGGGAATCGACGCGGAGAAGGAATCTGGCTCG contains the following coding sequences:
- a CDS encoding DUF2339 domain-containing protein; the encoded protein is MLADEIQIQLIINRITELERRIAVLEGKKHTDEQKEVSKETSRPSENLGFKIFGSIGFIFILLGLFYLYRYAVEQGWIGILERVVLGIIFSLAVLIAGEVFRRKEYLRFSHLITGGGIALLYFTIYSTYHFKEFREALDMSLGMNTVLVV
- a CDS encoding tetratricopeptide repeat protein produces the protein MTEIKDPLETRVSRLANYLIRAHKYNKASILFALYLSEYVRIDVEKEIKKLLNEQGLEAISVDAGEHKDLPSFFSLKNSDHTVFFVQNMEKGFPEALKYLNFKREEIVEYKVKAVFWVTDKELTCIDNEAPDFFAFRNRVVEFVEVPLAEEHRPALTEFAMETDYRYFDEIKHSIELKETLLSELSKDDEISGYLLNSLGILYLQISLYKKAIEYLEQALVIAQEIGDRRGEGNRLGNLGNAYRNLGQVEKAIEYYQKALVIDLEIGNRRGEGIWLGNLGNAYRNLGQVEKAIEYYQKALVIDLEIGNRRGEGNRLGNLGNAYSYLGQVEKAIEYYEKALEIGKEIKDPRMINFCEENLKSLRS